One window of the Funiculus sociatus GB2-C1 genome contains the following:
- a CDS encoding alpha/beta fold hydrolase: protein MIQPPGFEQHSVVTSLGRMVYYTNEGEPWQSTAATSLKELPTLVFLHGFGGGSSAYEWSKVYPAFATEYRVLAPDLIGWGRSDHPARNYQIDDYINTIIEFLELTCDSATPVIASSLSAAFTIRAAIARPDLFKSLILTTAAGLSDFGENYTRSFFAQLVSTPILDKLIYSTGVATSGGIRSFLEQRQFAQSDRVYEEIVNAYLESALEPNAEYAALSFVRGDLCFDLSLYIGQLNVPTAIMWGEKSQFTGPDIGRRLAALNPQAIKVFQPLDDVGLTPQLEMPAVTIGLIRRFLKLLNG from the coding sequence ATGATTCAGCCACCAGGATTTGAACAGCACTCAGTTGTCACCTCGTTGGGAAGAATGGTGTACTACACTAACGAGGGGGAACCGTGGCAGTCAACAGCTGCCACCAGCTTGAAAGAGTTGCCCACATTGGTTTTCCTGCATGGCTTTGGTGGGGGGTCGTCCGCTTATGAGTGGTCGAAAGTCTACCCAGCTTTTGCGACTGAGTATCGAGTTTTAGCACCAGACTTAATTGGTTGGGGTAGATCCGATCATCCAGCCCGGAATTACCAAATAGATGACTACATCAACACGATTATCGAGTTTCTGGAGCTGACTTGTGATAGCGCAACGCCTGTAATTGCGTCTTCGCTCTCTGCTGCCTTTACAATTAGAGCTGCGATCGCTCGTCCCGATTTATTTAAGTCCCTGATTTTGACGACAGCCGCTGGTTTGTCTGACTTTGGCGAAAATTACACGCGCAGTTTCTTTGCCCAACTGGTCAGCACACCAATTCTAGATAAATTAATTTACAGCACTGGCGTTGCTACCAGTGGCGGTATCCGCAGTTTCTTAGAACAACGCCAATTTGCTCAGAGCGATCGCGTTTACGAAGAAATTGTCAACGCCTATCTGGAATCTGCCCTGGAACCAAATGCTGAATATGCAGCGCTTTCTTTTGTGCGGGGGGATTTATGCTTCGATCTTTCACTGTACATTGGGCAGCTAAACGTGCCTACTGCCATCATGTGGGGCGAAAAATCTCAGTTTACAGGCCCTGATATTGGCAGGCGGCTTGCAGCCTTGAATCCGCAAGCCATCAAGGTTTTTCAACCTCTGGATGATGTGGGACTGACACCCCAGTTAGAAATGCCTGCGGTGACAATTGGCTTAATCCGGCGATTTTTGAAATTGCTTAATGGCTAA
- a CDS encoding DUF4330 domain-containing protein, which translates to MKILDSQGRLFGKVSILDVAAALVILSVIVGIFFFPGTSGSVAQVGVTTKPVEVDAIVRGLNVLDPQGLMEQFEKDKKVNIIIRNQPAGQMEIKSVKLLPRTVVVPQPDGSVKALADPRQDSFSTDMLMNFATKGQTTKDGLVIGGTKVKIGMPLELDGSDYNFNVTVIDIRLKG; encoded by the coding sequence ATGAAGATTTTGGATTCTCAAGGTCGCTTATTCGGCAAGGTAAGCATTTTAGATGTTGCTGCTGCCTTAGTGATTCTCTCAGTTATTGTCGGGATCTTCTTCTTCCCCGGCACCTCCGGTTCGGTTGCTCAAGTCGGCGTTACCACAAAACCAGTAGAAGTAGATGCCATTGTTCGGGGTTTGAACGTCCTAGACCCGCAAGGATTAATGGAACAGTTTGAGAAAGACAAAAAAGTAAATATTATCATCCGCAATCAACCCGCCGGACAGATGGAGATTAAATCCGTCAAACTCCTACCACGAACAGTGGTTGTGCCGCAACCAGATGGTTCTGTCAAAGCCTTAGCCGATCCTAGACAAGATTCTTTCAGCACCGATATGCTAATGAATTTTGCTACAAAAGGGCAAACTACTAAAGATGGTCTAGTCATAGGCGGCACCAAAGTTAAAATTGGCATGCCCCTAGAACTTGACGGTTCAGATTACAACTTTAACGTCACTGTGATTGATATCCGGTTGAAAGGCTAA
- a CDS encoding M48 family metallopeptidase — protein MKLNPLSFFYRQANRRWLYPLLSAVMALFIWVGLPQPGQAIPWLDLILRGVQVIQMSNVSDRQEVQIGRSINEQLVTREIRLYRNPQITRYVNEIGQRLASSSDRPDIPYTFQVVNDKSVNAFATMGGFVYIHTGLLKAADNEAQLAGVLAHEIGHIASRHALEQMRQTAIARGVAAAAGLDRNLAVQIGVDLALRRPNSRKDEFEADQKGLETLTNAGYAPAGMVGFMEKLLRGGSVPNFLSTHPGTQDRINALERVIDPATANVGEGLDELAYKRNIRALP, from the coding sequence ATGAAGTTGAATCCGTTATCGTTTTTTTATCGTCAGGCAAATCGCCGCTGGTTATACCCGTTGCTGTCAGCGGTGATGGCGCTGTTTATTTGGGTAGGTTTGCCGCAACCAGGGCAAGCGATACCCTGGTTAGACCTGATTTTGCGCGGCGTTCAGGTGATTCAGATGTCGAATGTTTCTGATAGACAGGAAGTTCAGATTGGTCGGTCAATTAATGAACAACTGGTGACTAGAGAAATTCGCTTGTATCGTAATCCGCAAATAACGCGCTATGTAAATGAGATTGGTCAGCGGCTGGCTAGTAGTAGCGATCGCCCGGATATTCCTTATACTTTTCAGGTAGTTAACGATAAAAGCGTTAATGCTTTTGCTACGATGGGGGGCTTTGTCTACATCCATACTGGCTTACTAAAGGCGGCAGATAATGAAGCTCAGCTGGCAGGTGTCTTAGCTCACGAAATCGGCCATATTGCTTCCCGTCATGCGTTGGAGCAAATGCGCCAAACTGCGATCGCTCGCGGTGTGGCGGCTGCTGCTGGCTTAGACCGCAATTTGGCGGTGCAGATTGGTGTGGATCTAGCTCTGCGCCGTCCGAACAGTCGCAAAGATGAATTTGAGGCTGATCAAAAGGGTCTGGAAACCTTAACAAATGCAGGCTATGCCCCCGCAGGGATGGTAGGTTTTATGGAAAAGCTACTCCGAGGCGGCTCGGTGCCTAATTTCTTGAGTACCCATCCGGGGACACAGGACAGAATTAACGCTTTGGAACGTGTCATCGACCCGGCGACTGCCAATGTGGGCGAGGGGCTAGATGAGTTGGCTTACAAGAGGAACATCCGCGCCCTTCCCTAA
- a CDS encoding metallophosphoesterase family protein, which translates to MTHRRIVIGDVHGHYDGLMRLLEAIAPSDEDSVYFLGDLIDRGTQSAQVVKFVKQSSYHCLLGNHEQMLIDVLGDGEVYGPALQGWLYSGGHATVNSYGEAGIPQGDIDWMRSLPTHLDLGDIWLVHAGVHPQIPLEKQSAEEFCWIREEFHSIAKPYFPDKLIITGHTITFTLPGVTPGKLAQGNGWLDIDTGAYHQKSGWLTGLDITNNLVYQVNVLRGRVRKLSLSEAVTRIDPSQVGRMRRHMLRP; encoded by the coding sequence ATGACCCACCGTCGCATTGTGATAGGTGATGTGCATGGCCACTACGACGGCCTAATGAGATTATTAGAAGCGATCGCGCCTTCTGATGAAGATTCAGTTTATTTTTTGGGGGACTTAATAGATCGGGGGACTCAGAGCGCTCAGGTTGTGAAATTTGTCAAGCAAAGTTCCTACCACTGCCTCCTGGGAAACCACGAGCAAATGTTAATAGACGTATTGGGCGATGGAGAAGTATATGGCCCAGCCCTGCAAGGATGGCTGTATAGTGGCGGACACGCCACCGTCAACAGTTATGGCGAAGCTGGCATTCCCCAAGGAGATATAGACTGGATGCGAAGCTTGCCAACACACCTAGACTTAGGCGACATCTGGTTAGTTCACGCAGGCGTTCATCCGCAAATCCCTCTCGAAAAGCAAAGCGCTGAAGAATTTTGTTGGATTCGGGAAGAATTCCACAGTATAGCTAAACCATACTTCCCTGATAAACTGATCATCACAGGTCACACCATCACCTTCACCTTGCCTGGGGTGACACCAGGGAAATTAGCCCAAGGAAATGGCTGGCTAGACATTGATACTGGTGCCTACCACCAAAAAAGCGGCTGGTTGACAGGCTTGGATATCACCAACAACCTTGTATATCAAGTCAACGTCTTGCGCGGTCGCGTTCGCAAACTCTCACTATCAGAAGCCGTAACGCGAATCGATCCATCACAGGTGGGTAGAATGCGTCGCCATATGCTTAGACCATAA
- a CDS encoding tRNA-(ms[2]io[6]A)-hydroxylase, which produces MLEISKNSELSASSVTPPTIVALKQPTSQAWVKMAIANLDTILLDHSHCERKAAGVALNLMFRYPSNTQMVRMLTAIAREELEHFEQVNQWLERRQIPLGHLSAPPYGAGMKAQIRPQEPQRLLDSLLVSGLIEARSHERLGLLANHSPDPDLAKFYRSLMASEARHYGVYWVLANTYFERDVVKERLEELAVAESELLETLHPEPRIHS; this is translated from the coding sequence ATGTTAGAAATTTCCAAAAATTCTGAGCTTAGCGCCTCTTCAGTAACGCCGCCAACGATAGTCGCTTTGAAGCAACCAACCAGTCAGGCTTGGGTGAAGATGGCGATCGCTAACTTGGACACGATCCTGTTAGACCATTCCCACTGCGAACGAAAAGCTGCTGGCGTAGCTTTGAATTTGATGTTTCGCTACCCTTCTAATACTCAGATGGTGCGGATGTTGACAGCGATCGCTCGTGAAGAACTAGAACACTTTGAGCAAGTCAATCAGTGGCTAGAACGCCGCCAAATCCCTCTGGGACACCTCTCGGCTCCTCCCTATGGTGCTGGAATGAAGGCGCAAATTCGTCCCCAGGAACCTCAGCGATTGTTGGATTCTCTGCTTGTTTCTGGTTTAATTGAGGCTCGCTCTCACGAACGGCTGGGATTACTTGCTAATCACTCTCCAGATCCCGATCTAGCCAAGTTTTATCGCAGTTTGATGGCATCTGAGGCTCGTCATTATGGCGTTTATTGGGTGCTGGCTAATACTTACTTTGAACGTGATGTTGTTAAAGAGCGGCTGGAAGAATTAGCTGTTGCCGAAAGTGAGTTGTTGGAAACTCTGCACCCAGAACCGAGAATTCATAGTTAA
- a CDS encoding GNAT family N-acetyltransferase: MKIQYGNFLIRSWEESDRAAAADVIHSVLTEYGLPWEPEGADRDVLEVEKFYLDAGGEFWVVERLGRVVGTAAYYPVHRGEKAVEIRKMYLLPEVRGQGLGKYLLHQLEKVIASLGFQEIWVETASVLQQAVKLYENSGYKEAEGVETTRCDRVYIKLLDLIPQK; this comes from the coding sequence ATGAAAATACAATATGGTAATTTTTTGATTCGGAGTTGGGAAGAAAGCGATCGCGCAGCCGCAGCTGATGTTATCCATTCAGTATTAACTGAGTATGGCTTGCCTTGGGAGCCAGAGGGAGCAGACAGGGATGTGCTGGAGGTAGAAAAATTTTATCTCGATGCTGGGGGTGAATTTTGGGTAGTGGAAAGACTTGGGCGTGTGGTGGGAACTGCTGCTTATTATCCGGTACATCGGGGAGAAAAAGCGGTAGAAATACGCAAGATGTATTTGTTGCCAGAGGTGCGAGGGCAAGGGTTAGGGAAGTATTTGTTGCATCAATTGGAGAAAGTGATCGCATCCCTTGGTTTTCAAGAAATTTGGGTGGAAACTGCCAGCGTTCTCCAACAGGCAGTTAAACTTTATGAAAATAGCGGTTACAAAGAAGCCGAGGGCGTGGAGACAACCAGATGCGATCGCGTTTATATCAAATTATTAGATTTAATACCACAGAAATAA
- a CDS encoding DUF1995 family protein, whose translation MAELPKTLEEAIAQSREATKAAIANGYTRLKVELVFPELKIMPVAWQFIPVFEDIGSGLKVFFPDAGAAALARRDWPEVPFKIQDIGTSKSSLEDKIQPEDKIILLVEPSSVEVLQVEKLCEYAGDRPVVMLNPRLEDPSIVGIGYAARQLRDRFLISLESCYYLRSLEGAAILRCYPQSWQVWLETSDDYKLIAEVSERPVGEELDQIIAQATGTSTGTSDTPAPKKSGLFTNLQRFIRALSR comes from the coding sequence ATGGCAGAACTTCCCAAAACTCTAGAAGAAGCGATCGCCCAATCCCGCGAAGCTACCAAAGCCGCGATCGCCAATGGTTACACCAGGCTAAAAGTTGAGTTAGTCTTCCCAGAACTCAAAATTATGCCTGTAGCTTGGCAATTTATCCCAGTTTTTGAAGACATAGGTTCTGGGCTAAAAGTTTTCTTCCCTGACGCTGGTGCAGCTGCTCTGGCTCGTCGCGACTGGCCAGAGGTGCCTTTTAAAATACAAGATATTGGCACCAGCAAAAGCTCCCTAGAAGATAAAATTCAGCCAGAAGACAAGATTATATTGTTGGTTGAGCCTTCCTCGGTAGAAGTCCTGCAAGTCGAGAAGCTGTGCGAATACGCCGGAGATCGTCCCGTTGTCATGCTCAACCCCCGTTTAGAAGATCCCTCTATCGTGGGGATTGGCTATGCAGCGCGACAATTGCGCGATCGCTTCCTCATCTCCCTGGAGTCTTGCTACTACCTGCGATCTCTAGAAGGTGCTGCCATACTTCGTTGCTATCCTCAATCTTGGCAAGTCTGGCTGGAAACTAGCGACGATTACAAGCTGATTGCTGAAGTCTCCGAAAGACCAGTTGGGGAAGAACTCGATCAAATTATCGCTCAGGCTACAGGCACCAGCACTGGCACCAGCGACACCCCAGCACCAAAAAAATCTGGATTGTTTACCAATTTACAACGATTCATCCGCGCCCTGAGTCGTTAA
- a CDS encoding cysteine desulfurase family protein codes for MQVYLDYSATTPTRPEAIATMQQVLTQHWGNPSSLHEWGQRAATELEQARMQVAGLINAPSSEAIIFTSGGTEADNLAIMGVARSYRSPQHMIISSIEHSAVAEPARLLELWGWEVTRLPVDTKGRVNPRDLELALQPNTVLVSVIYGQSEVGTLQPIAELSQIARSQGVLFHTDAVQVAGRLPIDVRQLPVDMLSLSSHKIYGPQGVGGLYVRPGVELVPLLCGGGQELKLRSGTQAVPIIAGFGVAAELAAQELATETLRLVKLRDRLFSLLSDSPHLIPTGDRLHRLPHHVSFTVTGGITGKTLVRQMNLAGIAISAGAACHSGKLSPSPVLLAMGYSDAAALGGIRLTLGRDTTEADVDWAAMVLKQVLERLIPPAIKFQSQKVLSLEF; via the coding sequence ATGCAAGTTTACCTGGATTATAGTGCCACCACGCCCACTCGCCCGGAGGCGATCGCAACCATGCAGCAAGTTCTTACCCAACATTGGGGGAATCCTTCTAGCTTGCACGAGTGGGGACAACGGGCAGCAACCGAACTGGAACAAGCAAGAATGCAGGTTGCGGGATTAATTAACGCACCTTCCTCAGAGGCGATTATCTTCACTTCTGGCGGCACTGAGGCAGACAATTTGGCAATTATGGGGGTTGCCCGCAGCTATAGATCGCCTCAGCATATGATTATCTCCAGCATTGAGCATTCAGCTGTGGCAGAACCAGCGCGGTTACTAGAATTATGGGGTTGGGAGGTGACGCGCTTGCCAGTGGATACTAAAGGCAGAGTGAATCCCAGAGACTTAGAATTAGCGCTACAACCCAATACAGTCTTGGTTTCGGTAATTTACGGTCAAAGCGAAGTTGGTACGCTACAACCGATTGCGGAACTTTCACAAATTGCCCGTTCCCAAGGCGTTCTGTTCCACACCGATGCTGTGCAGGTCGCTGGACGGTTGCCCATAGATGTGCGGCAGCTACCCGTGGATATGCTATCTCTCTCCAGCCATAAAATTTATGGCCCTCAAGGTGTTGGGGGGCTTTATGTGCGTCCTGGTGTGGAGTTAGTACCCTTGTTGTGCGGTGGCGGACAAGAATTAAAGTTGCGTTCCGGGACGCAGGCTGTACCAATTATTGCTGGTTTTGGTGTGGCAGCAGAACTGGCAGCGCAAGAATTGGCAACGGAAACATTAAGATTGGTAAAATTACGCGATCGCCTCTTCTCCCTCTTATCTGACAGCCCCCACCTCATCCCCACTGGCGACAGACTGCATCGCCTACCGCATCACGTCAGCTTCACCGTCACTGGCGGAATCACCGGAAAGACCCTCGTGCGCCAGATGAACCTCGCTGGAATTGCCATCAGTGCTGGCGCAGCCTGTCACAGCGGTAAACTCAGCCCTAGCCCCGTGCTGCTGGCAATGGGCTACAGCGATGCAGCTGCTTTAGGAGGAATTCGACTCACTCTGGGACGCGATACCACCGAAGCTGATGTAGACTGGGCGGCGATGGTGCTAAAGCAAGTTTTGGAAAGATTGATCCCACCAGCTATTAAGTTTCAGTCACAGAAGGTTTTAAGTTTAGAATTTTGA
- a CDS encoding DUF7682 family zinc-binding protein, with protein sequence MTTRKKTFPCGHKGYGQICHRCASERATWVQKKQEKQQWEETFADDPIDLRHLPAHLVVKARTIIARLENTRNYTEFKGKRLRHNRTIISIPLSRDYRMICRDCGSRLVPEEVMSHEEYNVCKPGG encoded by the coding sequence ATGACAACAAGAAAAAAGACTTTTCCGTGCGGTCACAAGGGCTATGGGCAAATCTGTCATCGGTGCGCCTCTGAACGCGCCACTTGGGTTCAAAAAAAACAGGAAAAACAGCAGTGGGAGGAAACCTTCGCCGACGACCCCATTGATTTAAGACACCTTCCAGCTCATTTGGTGGTAAAGGCGCGTACCATCATTGCTAGATTGGAAAATACCCGGAACTATACAGAATTTAAGGGAAAGCGGCTACGCCACAACCGCACGATCATCAGTATTCCCTTAAGCCGCGACTACCGGATGATTTGCCGCGACTGCGGTAGCAGACTGGTACCGGAAGAAGTTATGTCCCACGAAGAATATAACGTCTGCAAACCGGGCGGATAG